A part of Sinorhizobium chiapasense genomic DNA contains:
- the lhpI gene encoding bifunctional Delta(1)-pyrroline-2-carboxylate/Delta(1)-piperideine-2-carboxylate reductase, with protein sequence MLVLDATQTRAALPWDRLVKALGDMFAKGCVMPVRHHHDVAVPGEADATLLLMPAWQPGAYVGVKMVSVFPGNQARGLPAIHGSYLLSSGKTGELLAIVDGGELTARRTAAASALAARYLAHEDASRMLMVGTGRLSANVIEAHASVRPIRNVTIWGRDPKKAEATAKELGLKDLSVTVATDLETAAREADIISCATLSSEPLIRGDWLKPGAHLDLIGAFKPTMRESDDRAAERSSIFVDTREGALSEGGDIVQPIRSGVITEDAIRADLFELARGAHPGRRKAEEITLFKSVGAALEDLAGAVLAFEAQRDKR encoded by the coding sequence ATGCTGGTACTGGATGCGACGCAGACGCGCGCGGCTCTGCCATGGGACAGGCTCGTCAAGGCGCTCGGCGACATGTTCGCGAAAGGATGCGTCATGCCCGTGCGCCATCATCACGATGTCGCGGTTCCGGGTGAGGCGGACGCGACACTGCTGCTGATGCCCGCCTGGCAGCCCGGTGCCTATGTCGGCGTCAAGATGGTTTCAGTGTTCCCCGGCAACCAGGCGCGCGGGCTCCCCGCCATTCATGGCAGCTATCTTCTTTCCTCCGGCAAGACCGGGGAACTGCTGGCGATCGTCGATGGCGGCGAACTGACTGCACGGCGAACCGCCGCCGCTTCTGCCCTTGCCGCCCGCTATCTCGCGCATGAGGATGCGAGCCGGATGCTGATGGTCGGCACCGGCCGGCTGTCGGCGAATGTCATCGAAGCGCATGCATCCGTACGCCCGATCCGCAACGTGACGATCTGGGGCCGCGATCCGAAGAAGGCCGAAGCGACGGCCAAGGAGCTCGGCCTCAAGGATCTCTCGGTAACGGTCGCGACCGACCTCGAAACGGCGGCACGCGAGGCGGACATCATTTCCTGTGCGACGCTTTCCTCCGAACCGCTGATCCGCGGCGATTGGCTGAAGCCGGGCGCGCATCTCGACCTGATCGGCGCCTTCAAGCCGACCATGCGCGAATCGGACGACCGAGCCGCCGAGCGCTCCAGCATCTTCGTCGACACGCGCGAAGGGGCGCTCAGCGAAGGCGGCGATATCGTCCAGCCGATCCGCTCGGGCGTGATCACCGAGGATGCCATCCGCGCCGATCTCTTCGAGCTTGCCCGCGGCGCGCATCCCGGCCGAAGGAAAGCCGAGGAAATCACGCTGTTCAAGTCGGT
- a CDS encoding transposase, with protein MIEAVAGRLEGAPREVRRWSNELKAQAVAESMEPGASVSAIARRIGIDPSQLFTWRRNARLKAEAVVDTARGESSTADIMIGDAVIRVNVAIDEPHLVRLIRAVRSA; from the coding sequence ATGATCGAAGCCGTTGCGGGTCGCCTGGAGGGCGCGCCGCGAGAGGTTCGACGTTGGTCAAATGAGTTGAAGGCTCAGGCGGTAGCCGAAAGCATGGAGCCAGGTGCGAGCGTTTCTGCGATAGCGAGGCGCATAGGGATCGACCCATCGCAATTGTTCACGTGGCGGCGCAATGCCCGACTGAAAGCGGAGGCTGTTGTTGATACGGCTCGGGGCGAAAGCTCCACCGCGGACATCATGATCGGCGACGCTGTGATCCGGGTGAATGTCGCGATCGACGAGCCACATCTCGTCAGGCTGATCCGCGCGGTACGCTCTGCATGA
- the tnpB gene encoding IS66 family insertion sequence element accessory protein TnpB (TnpB, as the term is used for proteins encoded by IS66 family insertion elements, is considered an accessory protein, since TnpC, encoded by a neighboring gene, is a DDE family transposase.): protein MASHPVDFRKGPDSLLALVRDAGSDPFNGSLYVFRAKRADRIKIAWWDGSGVCLYSKRLEKNQFVWPKIGPARVQLNHAQLLALVDGMDWKRVRSATVKRPEFVG from the coding sequence TTGGCCAGTCATCCCGTTGACTTCCGCAAAGGTCCAGACAGTCTTTTGGCGCTGGTGCGTGATGCTGGAAGTGATCCCTTCAATGGCTCGCTCTACGTTTTCCGCGCCAAAAGAGCAGACAGAATAAAGATCGCCTGGTGGGATGGCTCAGGCGTCTGCCTATATTCGAAGCGGCTCGAAAAAAATCAGTTCGTCTGGCCGAAGATCGGACCGGCCCGCGTGCAGCTCAATCACGCGCAACTGCTTGCACTCGTTGACGGCATGGACTGGAAACGGGTCCGCTCGGCTACGGTGAAACGACCGGAATTTGTTGGGTAA
- the tnpC gene encoding IS66 family transposase, translating into MKPADLELPDDVDALKAMVMAMAAKAARADVLEDEVADLKARNTDADEQIAKLKLILKAFNRYRYGRRSEKQGKSIEADLDEQGAFVFEEIDIGIAAIEALVSKGRNPGAAKRAPRPRKGFPPHLERVHVVIEPDELPEHAGKQKVLIGEDTSERLDVIPPKFRVIVTHRPKYAFKNEDGVIQASAPAHIVESGIPTEALLAYIAVSKYGDGLPLYRQEAIFLRDHVEVERGIMARWMGKLGFELEILADYTFSQIKRGERIFADETTLPTLVPGSGSAKTAYLWAYARDDRPFGGSGPPMVAYRFEDSRSGDCVARHLEGYRGILQIDGYTAYNRVARPDRGNDGALLAGCWAHGRRRFYELHANDSSKVATATIEKMGALWSIEEKVRGQSPDVRAAARQEASAAVVADLYKLWQDTLPRISGKSKLAEAIRYALHRREAFEQFLHDGRIEIDSNIVERAIRPQAIVRKNSLFAGNAGGGRTWATLSTLIQSAKMNEVDPLAWLTQTLERIAAGWPSSDLDALMPWNFKK; encoded by the coding sequence ATGAAACCAGCCGATCTCGAGCTTCCTGATGACGTTGATGCGCTGAAAGCCATGGTCATGGCGATGGCAGCAAAGGCTGCGCGCGCCGATGTTCTGGAAGACGAAGTCGCTGATCTGAAGGCCCGCAATACGGACGCGGACGAACAGATCGCCAAGTTGAAGCTGATCCTCAAAGCTTTCAATCGATACAGGTATGGCCGCCGTTCGGAAAAGCAGGGCAAGTCCATCGAGGCAGACCTGGACGAACAGGGCGCGTTTGTCTTCGAAGAAATCGACATTGGCATTGCCGCGATTGAGGCGCTGGTTTCCAAGGGCCGCAATCCAGGCGCTGCAAAGCGTGCGCCGCGCCCGCGCAAGGGCTTCCCGCCGCACCTGGAGCGGGTCCATGTAGTCATCGAGCCGGACGAACTGCCCGAACACGCTGGCAAACAGAAGGTCCTGATCGGGGAAGATACCTCCGAGCGGCTTGATGTCATTCCGCCGAAGTTCCGGGTGATCGTCACCCATCGCCCGAAGTATGCCTTCAAGAACGAAGACGGCGTCATCCAGGCCTCAGCCCCGGCGCATATCGTCGAAAGCGGCATTCCGACGGAAGCGCTGCTCGCCTATATCGCGGTCTCCAAATATGGCGACGGGTTGCCGCTCTATCGACAGGAGGCGATCTTCCTGCGCGACCATGTCGAGGTCGAGCGCGGTATCATGGCGCGGTGGATGGGTAAGCTCGGGTTCGAACTCGAGATCCTCGCGGACTACACCTTCAGCCAGATCAAACGAGGTGAACGAATATTCGCCGACGAGACGACATTACCGACACTTGTTCCCGGATCGGGGTCGGCAAAGACAGCGTATTTATGGGCGTACGCGCGGGACGATCGACCGTTCGGCGGCAGTGGTCCGCCGATGGTGGCCTATCGTTTTGAAGACAGTCGATCCGGCGATTGTGTCGCGCGGCATCTCGAAGGCTATCGCGGTATCCTGCAAATCGACGGATACACTGCCTATAACCGTGTTGCCCGCCCCGACCGCGGAAACGACGGCGCTCTATTGGCAGGATGCTGGGCGCATGGTCGCCGTCGGTTTTACGAACTGCACGCGAACGACAGTTCCAAGGTGGCAACGGCGACAATCGAAAAGATGGGCGCACTTTGGTCGATTGAGGAAAAGGTGCGCGGACAAAGCCCCGATGTTCGCGCAGCCGCCCGCCAGGAGGCCTCCGCTGCAGTCGTTGCCGATCTCTACAAACTCTGGCAGGACACGCTGCCCCGCATCTCTGGAAAATCAAAGCTCGCCGAAGCCATTCGCTATGCCCTTCATCGACGGGAAGCCTTCGAACAGTTCCTCCATGACGGGCGCATCGAAATAGACTCCAACATTGTTGAGCGTGCAATCAGACCCCAGGCAATTGTTCGGAAGAACAGCCTATTTGCCGGAAATGCAGGGGGCGGAAGGACTTGGGCCACACTCTCTACGCTCATCCAGTCCGCCAAGATGAACGAAGTTGATCCGCTGGCCTGGCTGACGCAGACGCTTGAGCGTATCGCCGCAGGTTGGCCATCAAGCGATCTCGACGCTCTGATGCCCTGGAACTTCAAGAAGTAA
- a CDS encoding peroxidase family protein, whose product MVTKNKAPAKQAPKRLGVAKATKRKAETVNLAATSEIPEPVREFLEKTSIPNGFVNPKPIVLSELRKRVTEMNLSPTVALEQFLASANRIKPADVHAEELPEDVKESIPALKPGTRRFHGVKIPLNWFPFPWLSSACADRFGYMSSPATRAATKLPFNVATQALLGQLGNMMGDVGRDPNPGSHNPADAGVSSIPAGFTYFGQFVDHDITFDVSSTLDADTDANTINNMRSPALDLDSVYGRGPGLDPFLYVFPPSGPATAIKLHRGTNTPVGPGGPSNSGNPSGMVQQTNWDVPRMQGTNTAAIGDPRNDENLIIVQFQHAMLRFHNAVVDLLVAVAFAGDIFAEAKRIVTHHYQWAVVHDFLERICGAAVVNNAMASVSAPIGSSFRMPVEFAVAAYRFGHSMVRDTYWVNFNFPNATLGQVFEFNRNPRLPVFSNWVVDFNAFFDTGVPIPVHNKARKIDSFMAGGLESLPGFSGMMAILATRNLRRALALGLPSGQGMANSFGIAPMTAAQLTSGLPAAEVAVLNSSGGLLMNKTPLWYYVLREAAVLAGGNQLGPVGGRIVAETFVRILKRDASSYLNVAGGFTPILPSSTPGNFTVADLVAFAGVTQP is encoded by the coding sequence ATGGTCACGAAAAACAAAGCCCCCGCGAAACAGGCCCCTAAGCGCCTCGGTGTAGCGAAGGCTACTAAGCGAAAAGCTGAGACAGTCAACCTCGCCGCAACTTCCGAAATTCCCGAGCCAGTTCGCGAATTTCTCGAGAAGACATCGATTCCTAACGGATTCGTTAACCCAAAGCCGATCGTGCTGTCGGAGTTGCGAAAGCGCGTGACCGAAATGAATCTGAGTCCCACCGTTGCGCTGGAGCAATTCTTGGCAAGCGCAAATCGCATCAAGCCAGCGGACGTTCACGCGGAGGAGTTACCGGAAGACGTCAAAGAGTCTATCCCCGCACTAAAGCCCGGGACTCGACGTTTTCACGGCGTTAAAATTCCGCTCAACTGGTTCCCGTTTCCGTGGCTGAGTTCTGCCTGTGCAGACCGTTTCGGATACATGTCGTCACCGGCGACCCGCGCGGCAACGAAGTTGCCATTCAATGTCGCGACGCAAGCACTCCTCGGCCAACTCGGTAACATGATGGGAGATGTCGGCCGTGATCCCAACCCTGGGTCCCACAATCCGGCTGATGCGGGCGTGTCTTCGATACCGGCAGGCTTCACTTATTTTGGTCAATTTGTGGACCATGACATCACATTCGACGTCTCGTCGACTCTCGACGCCGATACCGATGCGAATACGATCAACAACATGCGAAGCCCGGCGCTCGATCTGGATTCCGTTTACGGCCGCGGACCTGGTTTAGATCCGTTTCTCTACGTTTTTCCTCCATCTGGTCCAGCGACTGCAATCAAGCTGCATAGGGGTACGAACACGCCTGTTGGCCCAGGCGGCCCGAGTAACAGCGGTAACCCATCGGGCATGGTCCAGCAGACGAACTGGGATGTGCCCCGCATGCAGGGAACGAACACTGCCGCGATCGGTGATCCGCGCAACGACGAAAATCTGATCATCGTGCAATTTCAGCACGCTATGCTACGTTTCCATAATGCCGTCGTTGATCTGCTGGTTGCAGTAGCGTTTGCGGGCGACATCTTCGCAGAGGCCAAACGAATCGTGACCCATCACTACCAATGGGCCGTGGTGCATGACTTTCTGGAAAGAATCTGCGGAGCGGCTGTCGTGAACAACGCGATGGCGAGCGTTTCTGCTCCCATCGGGAGCTCGTTCCGAATGCCCGTCGAGTTCGCCGTGGCAGCGTATCGGTTCGGCCACAGTATGGTCCGTGATACGTACTGGGTGAATTTCAACTTCCCGAACGCCACACTCGGGCAGGTGTTTGAGTTCAATCGCAATCCGCGGCTGCCGGTCTTTTCCAACTGGGTCGTTGACTTCAACGCGTTCTTTGACACAGGAGTCCCAATACCGGTTCATAATAAGGCCCGGAAAATCGACAGCTTCATGGCTGGCGGATTGGAATCGTTGCCCGGATTCTCAGGAATGATGGCGATTCTGGCAACGCGCAACCTCCGGCGCGCTCTAGCTCTCGGTCTGCCGAGCGGACAGGGCATGGCCAACTCATTCGGCATCGCGCCCATGACCGCGGCGCAGTTGACATCTGGGTTGCCGGCGGCCGAAGTGGCTGTGCTGAATTCCAGCGGCGGTTTACTGATGAACAAGACGCCTCTGTGGTATTACGTCCTTCGCGAGGCTGCCGTCCTCGCCGGCGGAAATCAGTTGGGTCCAGTCGGCGGCAGAATCGTGGCGGAGACGTTTGTCAGGATTCTGAAGCGGGATGCGTCATCCTACCTGAACGTCGCCGGCGGGTTCACACCTATTCTTCCTTCGTCCACGCCTGGAAACTTCACTGTGGCCGATCTGGTGGCCTTCGCCGGGGTAACGCAACCATAG
- a CDS encoding ATP-binding protein — protein MAVIRRPSRSLTGAEGIAMTGPGTERKPAEDVRKTITILVADIVDSSRLSLTLDPEALQDLLARYFDEMTSIIQRHGGVVERYVGDEIMAVFGVPRAREDDALRAVSAAVEMRDTLATLNHDFETVWSVQLAHRIGLNTGEVFTGIDREGHRFLTGEALRVAKRLQEAAAANEILIGEATFKLVRHAVVVESSSPRAVKHGETFPAIIVVSVIARAAGFQRRFETPFVGRKRQCAMISTIFGDLVSNRACHLLTVLGEAGVGKSRLVSEVAGNLPSEMIVAHGRCLHYGDGITYWPLADIVREITRAGGDDPGKQSVAAIAEILAGVNKAKLIAERIAALLGFGEGDPGTREETFWAVRRFFEVVARERPLVIVVEDLHWAEPTFLDLIEHLVDFSHGFPIMIVGTARPELLDTRPDWGSGKPNATTIALEPLSKAESRDMISNLVDRLPLSPAVESMITRAVGGNPLFAEELVAMLIDEELLRRDEDCWVARSDLSELPVPLTINALLAARLDGLPSVERVILTAGAVEGAVFHKSAVNELACPVLDALEDGLLALVRRDLIRPEAPSFVGDEAYRFRHVLIRDAAYRSLPKNARADLHERFAAWLELTAKDRLREFEEIVGYHLEQAFLYHVALGPRDVHAASLAARACERLEAAGRRSLVRSDLPAAINLLDRVSRLLPTADPRRAALIVELGGALIESGRLAEAGRALDDAERLAAAAKDERLASHVLIQRQFLRSLHGEEGGLEEAARAAATVTPVFERLGDELGLCRARRLEAWYFFNKARGEAAAAAWERAALHARRAGDRHELYESLRWIASMLWFGPTPAAEGIRRCEAMCAEVRESPESEGVILRQLACLNAIVGRFALARELIATSKAIYVDLGRTLFLAGSEHEAVVELLAGNPAAAEESARAAYRALEEMGERAFRSTMAATLALVVLEQGRDAEAEALAEVSARLGASGDLLTQIRWRRVRARVLARRAEIREAEALAGEALTIAEATDFINERADALVDLSHVLEASCRYDEAVAAASEAVHLYELKGNLVAAAATRLRLAKIVRT, from the coding sequence ATGGCGGTGATCAGACGACCAAGCCGGAGTCTTACGGGAGCCGAGGGTATTGCGATGACCGGGCCTGGGACGGAGCGAAAGCCGGCAGAAGACGTTCGGAAGACGATAACTATTCTCGTCGCCGACATCGTAGATTCGTCACGTCTTAGCCTCACCCTCGATCCGGAGGCACTCCAGGACCTACTCGCCCGCTACTTTGACGAGATGACCTCCATCATCCAACGGCACGGTGGAGTCGTGGAGCGATACGTCGGTGACGAGATCATGGCCGTGTTTGGCGTGCCACGGGCTCGTGAGGATGACGCCCTGCGGGCCGTATCCGCCGCTGTCGAGATGCGCGATACACTTGCGACGCTCAACCATGACTTTGAGACGGTTTGGAGCGTCCAGCTGGCCCATCGGATTGGCCTCAACACCGGGGAGGTCTTTACCGGCATCGACAGAGAGGGACATCGATTTCTCACTGGCGAAGCTCTGCGTGTTGCCAAGCGTCTTCAGGAGGCCGCGGCGGCCAACGAGATCCTGATTGGAGAAGCAACCTTCAAGCTGGTTCGCCACGCCGTTGTGGTAGAGTCCAGCAGCCCGCGCGCGGTCAAGCACGGCGAGACGTTCCCCGCCATCATCGTGGTAAGCGTCATCGCCAGAGCCGCTGGCTTTCAACGCCGCTTCGAGACGCCGTTCGTCGGACGCAAGCGCCAGTGTGCGATGATCAGCACGATATTTGGTGACTTGGTCAGCAATAGAGCCTGCCACCTGTTGACCGTGCTGGGCGAGGCCGGCGTGGGAAAATCGCGGCTTGTTTCGGAAGTCGCCGGAAACCTTCCGAGCGAGATGATTGTCGCGCACGGCCGGTGCCTGCACTACGGCGACGGCATTACCTATTGGCCGCTTGCGGACATTGTCCGGGAGATCACGCGGGCTGGGGGCGACGACCCCGGCAAGCAGTCCGTGGCGGCGATTGCAGAAATCCTCGCCGGAGTCAACAAGGCCAAACTCATCGCCGAGCGCATAGCTGCATTGCTCGGGTTCGGCGAGGGAGACCCAGGCACCCGCGAAGAGACTTTCTGGGCCGTCCGGCGATTTTTCGAGGTGGTCGCACGAGAACGACCGCTGGTGATCGTGGTGGAGGACCTCCACTGGGCCGAGCCGACATTCCTGGACCTCATCGAGCATCTTGTCGATTTCTCCCACGGTTTCCCCATCATGATTGTCGGCACTGCACGACCAGAATTGCTCGATACGCGGCCCGATTGGGGAAGTGGGAAGCCGAATGCGACGACGATCGCGCTTGAACCACTGAGTAAAGCGGAATCCCGCGACATGATCTCGAATCTGGTCGACCGACTCCCGCTATCACCCGCGGTCGAGTCGATGATCACACGCGCCGTCGGCGGCAACCCGCTGTTTGCGGAAGAACTCGTGGCAATGCTCATTGATGAAGAGCTGCTTAGGCGCGATGAGGACTGCTGGGTCGCTCGCTCTGATCTTTCCGAGCTACCGGTCCCCTTGACAATTAACGCGCTTCTGGCTGCCCGCCTCGACGGCCTCCCGTCAGTCGAGCGCGTCATCCTGACGGCTGGAGCGGTCGAGGGCGCAGTATTCCATAAGAGCGCTGTCAACGAGCTCGCCTGCCCCGTGCTCGACGCACTCGAGGACGGCTTGCTCGCACTCGTCCGCCGGGATCTAATCCGCCCGGAGGCGCCGTCGTTCGTCGGCGATGAGGCCTATCGCTTCCGTCACGTCCTGATCCGCGACGCCGCGTATCGCTCCCTGCCGAAGAACGCGCGCGCCGACCTGCACGAGCGCTTCGCCGCCTGGCTCGAGCTAACGGCCAAGGACCGGCTACGCGAGTTCGAGGAGATTGTCGGTTATCACCTCGAACAGGCCTTTCTGTACCATGTCGCGCTCGGCCCGCGCGACGTGCACGCGGCCTCGCTTGCCGCCCGGGCGTGCGAACGGCTCGAGGCAGCCGGGCGGCGGTCGCTCGTCCGCAGCGACCTGCCCGCGGCGATCAACCTGCTCGATCGGGTTTCCCGGCTACTTCCAACCGCCGATCCGCGGCGGGCAGCGCTGATCGTCGAACTGGGCGGCGCGCTGATCGAAAGCGGGCGGCTGGCCGAAGCCGGACGCGCGCTCGATGACGCGGAGCGCCTGGCTGCTGCCGCGAAGGATGAGCGCCTGGCGTCGCACGTGCTCATTCAGCGGCAGTTCCTCCGGTCGCTGCACGGCGAGGAAGGCGGGCTGGAGGAGGCGGCGCGGGCGGCGGCCACGGTGACACCGGTTTTCGAGCGTCTCGGGGATGAACTCGGCCTGTGCCGCGCACGGCGGCTTGAGGCGTGGTATTTTTTTAACAAGGCTCGCGGCGAAGCGGCTGCCGCGGCGTGGGAGCGCGCGGCCCTACATGCACGGCGCGCAGGGGATCGGCATGAGCTCTACGAGTCCCTCAGGTGGATTGCGTCCATGCTCTGGTTCGGGCCGACGCCCGCCGCCGAGGGTATCCGCCGTTGCGAGGCGATGTGCGCGGAGGTGCGCGAGAGCCCCGAATCCGAGGGGGTAATCCTCCGGCAGCTCGCATGCCTCAACGCGATTGTCGGCCGCTTCGCGCTCGCCCGCGAGCTGATCGCGACGAGCAAGGCCATCTATGTCGACCTCGGCCGCACGCTCTTCCTGGCGGGCTCTGAACACGAGGCCGTCGTCGAATTGCTCGCGGGGAACCCGGCTGCGGCCGAGGAGAGCGCGCGAGCGGCGTATCGCGCGCTCGAGGAGATGGGCGAGCGCGCGTTCCGTTCGACGATGGCAGCGACCCTCGCCTTGGTGGTCCTCGAACAGGGACGCGACGCGGAGGCCGAGGCCCTTGCTGAGGTTAGCGCCCGGCTGGGTGCGAGTGGCGACCTACTGACGCAGATCCGCTGGCGTCGCGTGCGCGCACGCGTGCTCGCGCGGCGGGCAGAGATCCGGGAGGCGGAGGCGCTCGCGGGCGAAGCATTGACGATCGCCGAAGCGACCGACTTCATTAACGAGCGGGCGGATGCACTGGTCGACCTGTCGCACGTGCTCGAGGCGTCCTGCCGATACGACGAGGCGGTCGCCGCTGCGTCCGAAGCGGTGCATCTCTACGAGCTGAAGGGAAACCTGGTCGCCGCGGCCGCGACCCGCCTCCGCCTAGCGAAAATCGTAAGAACATGA
- a CDS encoding ABC transporter substrate-binding protein, with product MAIGLTRRRILVAGMTHAAFVSIAGTFAIAPSAKADEQIESITWALPSIPETLFIPHAWMTYAGAIMSLVQEGPLAIGDDLALQPASADRWEEVNPTTVKYHLRGGVKFGDGSPLTVDDIVATFKYHMSPDSGSQLASFYNSVATVEATAPDEVTVKLKAPNVQFAFTPAHMAGFVFKKEQLADKKIGTPEVLPLGTGPYKLVEFVPADRVVLEARDDYWGAKPVVKRITFQAIPDRSARLLAMQQGEIDGTFDLAISDIDQWKALGNVDVVATPSLGVYLLTLDHSAPPFDDIHVRRAVAYSVDRKGLVAALLKGNGEAATALNPPEIWSGVLPLDEVRAFYATLMPNYAFDLKKAKAELAQSSHPDGFDVTIPASTADPYMVNIMQSVTENLKQIGIRAHIQEIDNNTWFTNYINHDKLGMQIMAYYPDFAHAANYPSLFFSSANAKKDGMNGSNFNNPEVDAKLEIANENADPNARADALKKVFKIANEEVAVVPIFWPASAMAINNKYKLTGYTAFWYNIPWAVRGFGLK from the coding sequence ATGGCAATCGGGTTGACACGGCGTCGCATTTTAGTCGCTGGAATGACGCATGCCGCCTTCGTCTCCATCGCGGGAACCTTCGCGATAGCGCCTTCGGCAAAGGCAGACGAGCAGATTGAATCGATCACGTGGGCGCTGCCTAGCATCCCCGAAACGCTTTTCATTCCGCATGCTTGGATGACCTACGCTGGCGCGATCATGTCGCTTGTCCAGGAAGGACCGCTGGCCATCGGCGACGATCTCGCTCTTCAGCCCGCATCGGCCGACAGATGGGAGGAGGTTAATCCGACGACGGTCAAATATCACTTGCGAGGCGGCGTCAAATTCGGCGACGGAAGTCCGCTCACCGTTGACGATATTGTCGCCACGTTCAAGTATCACATGAGCCCGGATTCCGGCTCACAGCTTGCTTCGTTCTACAATTCGGTGGCGACGGTCGAGGCGACGGCTCCCGATGAGGTGACCGTCAAATTGAAGGCACCGAACGTGCAGTTCGCCTTTACGCCCGCCCATATGGCGGGTTTCGTGTTCAAGAAGGAACAGCTCGCAGACAAGAAGATCGGAACGCCCGAGGTTCTCCCACTTGGGACCGGCCCCTACAAGCTTGTTGAATTCGTTCCGGCAGATCGTGTCGTCCTCGAGGCTCGCGACGACTACTGGGGAGCGAAGCCAGTCGTTAAACGGATCACCTTCCAGGCGATCCCAGATCGCTCGGCTCGGCTTCTCGCCATGCAGCAAGGCGAGATCGACGGTACCTTCGATCTCGCCATCTCCGACATCGACCAGTGGAAGGCGCTAGGTAACGTCGACGTCGTCGCCACGCCGTCGCTCGGCGTATACTTGCTGACTCTGGACCATTCGGCGCCGCCGTTCGACGATATCCATGTGCGCCGTGCAGTTGCCTATTCGGTGGATCGGAAAGGCCTGGTCGCAGCCCTTCTCAAGGGTAACGGCGAGGCAGCGACGGCATTGAACCCGCCCGAAATCTGGTCGGGAGTGCTGCCTCTTGACGAGGTTCGCGCCTTCTACGCTACGTTGATGCCGAACTATGCGTTCGACTTGAAAAAGGCGAAGGCCGAGCTTGCGCAATCCAGCCATCCTGACGGCTTTGACGTCACCATTCCAGCGTCGACTGCCGATCCTTACATGGTCAACATCATGCAGTCAGTGACGGAGAATCTAAAGCAGATAGGTATCCGCGCACACATACAGGAGATCGACAACAACACCTGGTTCACGAACTACATCAACCACGACAAACTAGGCATGCAGATCATGGCGTACTATCCGGACTTCGCCCACGCGGCCAACTATCCCTCCCTCTTCTTTTCAAGTGCGAATGCTAAGAAGGACGGCATGAACGGCTCGAACTTCAACAACCCCGAAGTCGACGCGAAACTGGAGATCGCCAACGAGAACGCCGACCCGAACGCGCGTGCCGATGCGTTAAAGAAAGTGTTCAAGATCGCCAACGAGGAAGTCGCCGTTGTGCCGATCTTCTGGCCCGCCTCGGCAATGGCGATCAACAACAAATACAAGCTCACCGGCTACACTGCCTTTTGGTACAATATTCCGTGGGCGGTGCGAGGTTTCGGCCTAAAGTAA